The Palaemon carinicauda isolate YSFRI2023 chromosome 7, ASM3689809v2, whole genome shotgun sequence DNA window GACCTTCAGGATGTTCTCCTGGCTTTTACCAGAGGTGCCGCGCTTGGAGAACTCGtttggaggaggagttggaactaatGGCTCGCAGAGTTCACTACTACAAAGAGCGACTAACATCTTCCCATTTGTTGGAAGGATAAGGAACGCCTTTGAAGAAGCTAAACAATGCGAAATGACTGTACATGGACTGACGACTCAAATGGAACAATTCAACGAGGATctgaaatcctattggatactACCACgactgcttccggatttgaatacagaaaaacctttctgtaCACTCGAAATGGAGCGGTTAGTAACCTCATGTTGGCAGGAGCTGCGGGTTGTCTTTTCGTCGGAGGCGCAGCCATTGCAATGAGTGTCATGTCTTCTATGAAAGAGGAAAAACGACCAAATGCCCAACAGGAGGAATCTACTGATGAAAAAACCGGCGACGCTGACTTATCAGAGGAGAAGACAGAGGAAATCTCTGattcaagtgaagaagaaattttcgaatTTCCTGAAGATGCAGAAAATGGAGAATCGCTAGAAAATCACGAagtagaaattatggaatcatcggAAAATAATGAACCAGAAGAAGATAATGAAACAGTGGAAATCGTAATTCAAGAATCTTCGGAAAAGGAgcaaaattcggattcttctgaaagTGAAAAGGAAGTAGACATTTTGGGCTCTTCTGTTCAAGaccaatttagtttcttgcctgacgaaatggaagactcagaggaagaggatgaagattcagacgaaaAGGAACAATctgaacaaaatactgaagattcagaagaagaggaaaatTTGGATTCCTCTGAAAGCGAAATGGAGGATGACATTGTGGTCATTCTCATCCAAAACCAATTAAATTTACTGCCTGACAAATGGAAGAATCAGATATAGAGGATGAATCAaaccaaaatactgaagattcagaagaggaggaaactTCGGAATCCTCTgaaagcgaaatggaggaagaTATTTTGGGCATTCCCACCcaaaaccaatttagtttcttACCTGACGAAATgggagaatcagaggaagaggatgaagaatcaaaggaagaggaagaatcagatcaaaatactgaagattcggaagaggaggaaaCTTCGGATTCCTCTGAAAGCGAAATGGAGGGAGACATTTGGGCATTCCCACCCAAAACCAATATAGTTTCTTACCTGACGAAATgggagaatcagaggaagaggatgaagaatcaaaggaagaggaagaatcagaccaaaatactgaagattcggaagaggaggaaaCTTCGGATTCCTCTGAAAGCGAAATGGAGGGAGACATTTTGGGCATTCCCACCCAAAACCAATATAGTTTCTTACCTGACGAAATgggagaatcagaggaagaggatgaagaatcaaaggaagaggaagaatcagatcaaaatactgaagattcagaagaggaggaaactTCGGATTCCTCTGGAAGCGAAATGGAGGAAGATATTTTGGGCATTCCCACCCAAAACCAATATAGTTTCTTACCTGACGAAATgggagaatcagaggaagaggatgaagaatcaaaggaagaggaagaatcagaccaaaatactgaagattcggaagaggaggaaaCTTCGGATTCCTCTGAAAGCGAAATGGAGGGAGACATTTTGGGCATTCCCACCCAAAACCAATATAGTTTCTtacctgacgaaatggaagaatcagagaagaggatgaagaatcaaaGGAAGAGGATGAATCAaaccaaaatactgaagattcagaagaggaggaaactTCGGAATCCTCTGAAAGGGAAATGGAGGAAGATATTTTGGGCATTCCCACCCAAAACCAATTTAGTTTTCTtactgacgaaatggaagaatcagagatAGAGAATGAAGAAtcaaaggaagaggaagaatcagaccaaaatactgaagattcagaagaggaggaacttCGGAATCCTCTGAAAGGGAAATGGAGGAAGATATTTTGGGCATTCCCACCCaaaaaccaatttagtttcttacctgacgaaatggaagaatcagaggtagaggatgaggaatcagaggaagaggaagaatcagatcaaaatactgaagattcagaagaggaggaaactTCGGAATCCTCTgaaagcgaaatggaggaagaTATTTAGGCATTCCCACCcaaaaccaatttagtttcttacctgacgaaatggaagaatcagaggtagaggatgaAGAATCAAAGGAAGAGGATGAATCAgaccaaaatactgaagattcagaagaggaggaaactTCGGAATCCTCTgaaagcgaaatggaggaagaTATTTTGGGCATTCCCACCcaaaaccaatttagtttcttacctgacgaaatggaagaatcagaggtagaggatgaAGAAATCAAAGGAAGAGGATGAATCAgaccaaaatactgaagattcagaagaggaggaaactTCGGAATCCTCTGAAAACGAAATGGAGGAAGATATTTTGGGCATTCCCACCCAAAACCAATATAGTTTCTTACCTGACGAAATgggagaatcagaggaagaggatgaagaatcaaaggaagaggaagaatcagatcaaaatactgaagattcagaagaggaggaaactTCGGATTCCTCTGGAAGCGAAATGGAGGAAGATATTTTGGGCATTCCCACCcaaaaccaatttagtttcttACCTGACGAAATgggagaatcagaggaagaggataaagaaacaaaggaagaggaagaatcagaccaaaatactgaagattcagaagaggaggaaactTCGGAATCCTCTgaaagcgaaatggaggaagaTATTTTGGGCATTCCCACCcaaaaccaatttagtttcttACCTGACGAAATgggagaatcagaggaagaggaagaatcagaccaaaatactgaagattctgtaagtgatgaggaatcagaggaagaggatgaatcagaccaaaatactgaagattcagaagaggaagAAACTTCGGATTCCTCTGAAAGCAAACTGGAAGAGGAAATTTTGGGCATTCTCATGCGAGAACAATTTGGTTTCTTGTTTGACGAAAGTGAAGAATCAGATGAAGAGGATGAATCAGACCAAAAtgctgaagattcagaagaggaggaaactTCGGATTCCTCTGAAAGCAAAATGGAAGAGGAAATTTGAGCATTCTCATGCGAGAACAATTTGGTTTCTTGTTTGACGAAAGTGAAAAATCAGATGAAGAGGATGAATCAgaccaaaatactgaagattcagaagaggaggaaactTCGGATTCCTCTGAAAGCAAATGGAGAGGAAATTTTGAGCATTCTCATGCGAGAACAATTTGGTTTCTTGTTTGACGAAAGTGAAAAATCAGATGAAGAGGATGAATCAgaccaaaatactgaagattcagaagaggaggaaactTCGGATTCCTCTGAAAGCaaaatggaagaggaaattttGAGCATTCTCATGCGAGAACAATTTGGTTTCTTGTTTGACGAAAGTGAAGAATCAGATGAAGAGGATGAATCAgaccaaaatactgaagattcagaagaggaggaaactTCAGATTCCTCTGAAAGCGAAATGGAAGAGGAAATTTGGGCATTCTCCGAGAACAATTTGGTTTCTTGTTCGACGAAAGTGAAGAATCAGATGAAGAGGATGAATCAgaccaaaatactgaagattctgaaagtgatgaggaatcagaggaagaggaagaatcttCATCAGAGGAAGAATCATCATCAGAAGAAGAATCCTCATCAGAAGacgaatcatcatcatcagaagaagaatcagaacaaaatactgaagattctgaAAGTGATGAGGAATCAGATGAAGAGGAAGAATCTTCATCAGAGGAAGAATCATCATCAGAGGAAGAATCTTCATCAGAAgacgaatcatcatcatcatcagaagaagAATCCTCATCAGAAGACGAATCATCATCAGAAGAAGAATCCTCATCAGAAGAAGAATCCTCATCAGAAGAcgaatcctcatcatcatcagaagaatctgaacaaaatactgaagattctgaAAGTGATGAGGAATCAGATGAAGAGGATGAATCAgaccaaaatactgaagattcagaagaggaggaaactTCGGATTCCTCTGAAAGCaaaatggaagaggaaattttGGGCATTCTCATCCGAGAACAATTTGGTTTCTTGTTCGACGAAAGTGAAGAATCAGATGAAGAGGATGAATCAgaccaaaatactgaagattcagaagaggaggaaactTCAGATTCCTCTGAAAGCgaaatggaagaggaaattttGGGCATTCTCCGAGAACAATTTGGTTTCTTGTTCGACGAAAGTGAAGAATCAgatgaagaggaagaatcagaccaaaatactgaagattctgaaagtgatgaggaatcagaggaagaggaagaatcttCATCAGAGGAAGAATCATCATCAGAAGAAGAATCCTCATCAGAAGacgaatcatcatcatcagaagaagaatcagaacaaaatactgaagattctgaAAGTGATGAGGAATCAGTGAAGAGGAAGAATCTTCATCAGAGGAAGAATCTTCATCAGAGGAAGAATCATCATCAGAGGAAGAATCTTCATCAGAAgacgaatcatcatcatcatcagaagaagAATCCTCATCAGAAGACGAATCATCATCAGAAGAAGAATCCTCATCAGAAGAAGAATCCTCATCAGAAGAAGAATCCTCATCAGAAGACGAATCCTCATCAGAAGAAGAATCCTCATCAGAAGAAGAATCCTCATCAGAAGAAGAATCCTCATCAGAAGAAGAATCCTCATCAGAAGACGAATCATCATCAGAAGAAGAATCCTCATCAGAAGAAGAATCCTCATCAGAAGACGAATCCTCATCAGAGGAAGAATCATCATCAGAGGAAGAATCATCATCAGAGGAAGAATCATTATcagaagaatcatcatcatcatcagaagaatcagaacaaaatactgaagattctgaAAGTGATGAGGAATCAGATGAAGAGGATGAATCAgaccaaaatactgaagattcagaagaggaggaaactTCGGATTCCTCTGAAAGCaaaatggaagaggaaattttGGGCATTCTCATCCGAGAACAATTTGGTTTCTTGTTCGACGAAAGTGAAGAATCAGATGAAGAGGATGAATCAgaccaaaatactgaagattcagaagaggaggaaactTCAGATTCCTCTGAAAGCgaaatggaagaggaaattttGGGCATTCTCCGAGAACAATTTGGTTTCTTGTTCGACGAAAGTGAAGAATCAGATGAAGAGGATGAATCAgaccaaaatactgaagattctgaAAGTGATGAGGAATCAGATGAAGAGGAAGAATCATCATCAGAGGAAGAATCATCATCAGaagaagaatcatcatcatcagaagaagaatcagaacaaaatactgaagattctgtaagtgatgaggaatcagaggaagaggaagaatcatcATCAGAAGAAGAATCATCATCAGAAGAAGAATCCTCATCAGAAGAATCATCATCAGAGGAAGAATCATCATCAGAAGAAGAATCTTCATCAGAAgacgaatcatcatcatcatcagaagaatcagaacaaaatactgaagattctgtaagtgatgaggaatcagatGAAGAGGAAGAATCATCATCAGAGGAAGAATCATCATCAGAGGAAGAATCATCATCAGAAgacgaatcatcatcatcatcagaagaagaatcagaacaaaatactgaagattctgtaagtgatgaggaatcagaggaagaggaagaatcatcATCAGAAGAAGAATCCTCATCAGAAGAATCAACGTCAGAGGAAGAATCATCATCAGAAGAAGAATCTTCATCAGAAgacgaatcatcatcatcatcagaagaatcagaacaaaatactgaagattctgaAAGTGATGAGGAATCAGATGAAGAGGAAGAATCATCATCAGAGGAAGAATCATCATCAGAGGAAGAATCCTCATCAGAAgacgaatcatcatcatcatcagaagaatcagaacaaaatactgaagattctgaAAGTGATGAGGAATCAGATGAAGAGGATGAATCAgaccaaaatactgaagattctgaaagtgatgaggaatcagaggaagagAAGAATCTTCATCAGAGGAAGAATCATCATcagaagaatcagaacaaaatactgaagattctgaaagtgatgaggaatcagaggaagaggaagaatcttCATCAGAGGAAGATTCATCATCAGAAGAATCATCATCAGAGGAAGAATCATCATcagaagaatcatcatcatcagaagaagaatcagaacaaaatactgaagattctgaAAGTGATGAGGAATCAGATGAAGAGGATGAATCAgaccaaaatactgaagattcagaagaggaggaaactTCGGATTCCTCTGAAAGCaaaatggaagaggaaattttGGGCATTCTCATCGAGAACAATTTGGTTTCTTGTTCGACGAAAGTGAAGAATCAGATGAAGAGGATGAATCAgaccaaaatactgaagattcagaagaggaggaaactTCAGATTCCTCTGAAAGCgaaatggaagaggaaattttGGGCATTCTCCGAGAACAATTTGGTTTCTTGTTCGACGAAAGTGAAGAATCAGATGAAGAGGATGAATCAgaccaaaatactgaagattctgaAAGTGATGAGGAATCAGATGAAGAGGAAGAATCATCATCAGAGGAAGAATCATCATCAGAAGAATCATCATCAGAGAAGAATCATCATCAGAGGAGAATCATCATcagaaaaagaatcagaaacggATGAAGAAACCAAGGCGgcccctgcaaaggcaaaggtTTATCATATGCCAAAGCAAGagcgtgctaaaggaatgccccgcagaggattccagggtcgtcaaaagccttcaAGACTAAATTCGGGACCAAAAACACtggcaagaaggacacaaaggcGAAGAACCGAAAGAAGCAAAATGTTGAAAAACAGGCCAAGACGGGCATTccaggaatcagttccagaggagCAGAAGGGGGGTGTAAATCTGACGCGTactgcttggaggatgcttggaccagcCTACAAGGCttggctttgcagaaaggaatagctgagctgcttctagtatgctatgttccctggtggggtcgtacaggggcttcgtcaggtgaacaaaaggtcggatatctaggtctattctttcggatactaaccttcgggtggttctgggggaataacctagaagaccggctatgcagaggaaaccgctcggctttttctactatgcagtcatgtccttataggatggcccaagaATTTCTCTACTGAGGTACGTCTGAAGAGGTGCACCACCTGTGTAACAGCCTGGGATAAATTTTGCTCAAGTTGACAATCTCAGCTTCAGAAAAGAGGCTTCACTGCTTGGCAGCAACCGAAAGAAGCAAAATGTTGAAAAACAGGCCAAGATGGGcattcccaggaatcagttccagaggagCAGAAGGGGGGTGTAAATCTGACGCGTactgcttggaggatgcttggacccAGCCTACAAGGCttggctttgcagaaaggaatagctgagctgcttctagtatgctgtgttccctggtgggtcgtacaggggcttcgtcaggtgaacaaaaggtcggatatctaggtctattctttcggatactaccatcgggtggttctgggggaataacctagaagaccggctatgcagagggaagtagctcggctttttctactatgcagtcatgtccttataggatggcccaagaATTTCTCTACTGAGGTACGTCTGAAGAGGTGCACCACCTGTGTAACAGCCTGGGATAAATTTTGCTCAAGTTGACCATCTCAGCTTCAGAAAAGAGGCTTCACTGCctggcagcagcagcaaaaaaaaaaaaaaaaaaaaaaaaaaaaaaaaaaaaaaaaaaaaaaaaaaaaaaaaaaaaaaaaaaaaaaaaaaaaactaaaaaatccagaaaaaaaattaaaaactcaaaatcaaaaaaaaaatctctaaaagaatgacagaaaaattaaaaaggataaaaaaatataaaaagaaagaaaggaggggaggaggggggtcgtgggaaccaagcctgcaaaaatgACAGATggctaaacccacctgatgagccctttggtaagggcgaaacccttatgtctttcacagtagtagtaacacatataatatattatatatatatatatatatatatatatatatatataaatacatatacatatatatatatatattatatatatatatatatatatatgtatatatatatatatatatatatatatatatattattatatattataatcgtTATGCCAAGGAcctcaatatttcagataggtttAATTAAGAGAATACATTTAGCAtttcctcttctttgtctgcatattttcccacttccatgtgaggtcgatgtttctggccaacgttctccatctacctctgtcccacacttcatcaccggttaatccctttgatcgaaggtcatccttgatacagtccatccaccttcgccttggtctccctctccttctcgttccctgtacctccatttccatcactctcctcccaatatactgttcatccttTCTCATGACAttaccataccacctcagtctactttcttggatcttatctgatagttccctaactcctgtggtacccctaattacctcattccgtatcttatctcttcttgtcactccacacatccatctcaacattcccatctctgccacatccagcttcttctcttctgtcttctttattgccgacgtctccgctccatacatcattgccggtctcacaactgtcctgtggacTTACCTTTCAAAAGGGGGGTTTTAAGTTAAAAGGTAAAGTACACAAGACAGTTTtgagaccggcaatgatatatggagcggagacgtgggtaataaagaagacagaagagaagaagctggatgtggcagagatgggaatgttgagatggatgtgtggagtgacaagaagagataagatacggaatgaggtaattaggggtaccacaggagttagggaactatcagataagatccaggaaagtagactgaggtgatatggtcatgtcatgagaagagatgaacagtatagtgggaggagagtgatgaaatgGGAGGTacaaagaaggagaaggagagggagccaaagcgaaggtggatggactgtatcaaggatgaccttggatcaaaggattaaccggtgatgaaatgtgggacagaggtaggtggagaacgttggccagaaacacgaccccatataaaagtgggaaGAGAGGCAGACAGATAAGAAGTGCTAAATGTATTCCCTTAAGTAAGCCTATCTGAAATATTGACGTCCTTGacataacaattatatatacacgtgtgtgtatgtatgaatgtatgtatgtatgtaggtatatgtgtatgtatgtatatatatatatatatatatatatatatatatatatatatataatgtatgtgtgtatgaatgtatgaatgtatgtatgtatatatatatatatatatatatatatatatatatatatatatatatgtgtgtgtgtgtatgtatacataaatatatacacacatacatacatatatatatatatatatatatatatattatatatatatatatatatatacatatatatatatatatatatatattatatatatatatgtgtatatatatatatatatatatatatatatatatatatataaatatatacatagccaGATACTTGCATCTTatatatagtgtaccaaccgtgtgtcacacgatcatacatagttcattttgtgtatatattatgcttgtatcttcgctcttccctcacactaaaaagagctTGAATatacgtctgtttttctcaccggtaacggtgttggattttgaacaagaaatttcttgttgctttgagcttttgtatataaaggagagtgttctttaataaacttactcagttgctttcatactgtctttgagtcacaacacttctctcggcccgtcacattgtcactccagggtcaccaatgtgacgggccgagagaaggttgtgactcaaagacagtatgaaagcaactgagtaaatttatcatagaacactctcctttatatacaaaagctcaaagcaacgagaaatttcatgttaaaaaaaacagGCACTGTTACAGATGaggttctggttctttttagtgcgagggaagagcgaagatacaagcataatatatacacaaaatgaactatgtacgatcgtgtgacacacggttggtacacttgggAAGAGAAGATGTACTACGGATGTACTACAGTAATtcggtggttaaaaaaaaaattcacacccAGAAACTGGATTAAATCTTATATTTGTTAGCTGTTTATATTGTATTACAAGCTCCACTACAATCCTCCACCATTAACACTCTACACAAAAAAAGAATTTTCATTCATGACACGTATTAACCTCAATGCTACACTGACTCCAGGCCGAGAGTGACCACCCTTCTGTTGTTAGGTTAGCTAACCTGATGTTTACATATAGTAtaacaaataaagaatatatatagataagaacaagaacacatacgcacaaacgcacacgtatacatgcataaacacatacaGTAAATCTTACAGTTAACGTTTATCTTTACGGGCGCTGAGGTTCGAATCTTGCAGTTAACGTATTTACGGGCGccgaggttcgaatccttggtcggtAGTAATATTTATCAATGAAGAAATTTTCCGATGGGTTTGCAATCGCCTGGCAGAATTCGATACTAACGTGTAGTTTTGGCTTAGTTGGAAAATGAAAATTACGTGTGTTAGTGATAAAACTATcacacataatatacacacacacatttcatcTCATTCtacatttttcctttccatttctcTTCATTCAACCCCAAAAGAAGGATTTAATTCAGAATTATAAATACTGTGAGGACCAAACaactaacgatatatatatatatttctaccttatacttgggatcgaatcctagccctttcaaatgaaaaggCCAGGTCTCTTTCAACCAtgccacctggcctttcatttgaaggggctagggttcgatcccaagcatgaggtagaaatttattgctatttgaacacgatattgtgttgattttcatatatatatatatatatagtataatataaatatatatatatatatattatatatattatacatatataaagagagagagagagagagagagagagagagagagagagagagagagagaggagagagagagagagagagagagctgcagttGCTTTTAAATATTCAGGCTTTAGgttgaagagaggagagagagagagagagagagagaggagagaggagagagagagagagagaggagagagagagagagagagaatatgcagttGCTTTTAAATATTCAGacttagggggagagagagagagagagagagagagagagagagagagagagagagagagagagagaatatgcagttGCTTTAAATAttcaagcttgagagagagagagagagagagagagagagagagagagagagagagaggagagagagagagagatgagaatagCAGTTGCTTTTAAATAATcaggctttagagagagagagagagagagagaggagagagagagagagagagagagaatatgcagttGCTTTTAAATATTcaggctttagagagagagagagagagagagagagagagagagagagagagagagagagagagagagagagagagagagatcattttatatttctatacCCAAGAAATGTCtcctagaaaagagagagaggagagagagagagagagaggagagagagagagagagagagagagagagagagagagagagagagagagagagagataattgtattGTTCTACACACAAGAAATATCttctataagaaagagagagagagagagagagagagagagagagagagagagagagagacccactattCAATTTTCAAGACTTTTGTGCGGCACAAGCTTTGTTCGAATCAGACAGACAAAATGACAAACAAAGAATTCCACGAAACAAACAACAAAACAAAgacaaaataattttctatttgagAATGTGAAAATGGAAACAGAAAACAAGACTTGTTCTTTTGGTCGAGTTGGTATTCTTTACGAATCTATCCAGatcactccctctcacgctctttctctctcttactctgactctctctctctctctcctctctctctctctctctctctctcctctctctctctctctctctctctctctgggaagtaTATCTCGTCTTTTGTTCTCTCCAG harbors:
- the LOC137644656 gene encoding cilia- and flagella-associated protein 251-like, which translates into the protein MKKSKEEDESDQNTEDSEEEETSESSENEMEEDILGIPTQNQYSFLPDEMGESEEEDEESKEEEESDQNTEDSEEEETSDSSGSEMEEDILGIPTQNQFSFLPDEMGESEEEDKETKEEEESDQNTEDSEEEETSESSESEMEEDILGIPTQNQFSFLPDEMGESEEEEESDQNTEDSVSDEESEEEDESDQNTEDSEEEETSDSSESKLEEEILGILMREQFGFLFDESEESDEEDESDQNAEDSEEEETSDSSESKMEEEI
- the LOC137644657 gene encoding uro-adherence factor A-like, whose amino-acid sequence is MNQTKILKIQKRRKLRIPLKANGEEILSILMREQFGFLFDESEKSDEEDESDQNTEDSEEEETSDSSESKMEEEILSILMREQFGFFEESDEEDESDQNTEDSESDEESEEEEESSSEEESSSEEESSSEDESSSSEEESEQNTEDSESDEESDEEEESSSEEESSSEEESSSEDESSSSSEEESSSEDESSSEEESSSEEESSSEDESSSSSEESEQNTEDSESDEESDEEDESDQNTEDSEEEETSDSSESKMEEEILGILIREQFGFLFDESEESDEEDESDQNTEDSEEEETSDSSESEMEEEILGILREQFGFLFDESEESDEEEESDQNTEDSESDEESEEEEESSSEEESSSEEESSSEDESSSSEEESEQNTEDSEKEESSSEEESSSEEESSSEDESSSSSEEESSSEDESSSEEESSSEEESSSEEESSSEDESSSEEESSSEEESSSEEESSSEEESSSEDESSSEEESSSEEESSSEDESSSEEESSSEEESSSEEESLSEESSSSSEESEQNTEDSESDEESDEEDESDQNTEDSEEEETSDSSESKMEEEILGILIREQFGFLFDESEESDEEDESDQNTEDSEEEETSDSSESEMEEEILGILREQFGFLFDESEESDEEDESDQNTEDSESDEESDEEEESSSEEESSSEEESSSSEEESEQNTEDSVSDEESEEEEESSSEEESSSEEESSSEESSSEEESSSEEESSSEDESSSSSEESEQNTEDSVSDEESDEEEESSSEEESSSEEESSSEDESSSSSEEESEQNTEDSVSDEESEEEEESSSEEESSSEESTSEEESSSEEESSSEDESSSSSEESEQNTEDSESDEESDEEEESSSEEESSSEEESSSEDESSSSSEESEQNTEDSESDEESDEEDESDQNTEDSEKEESSSEESEQNTEDSESDEESEEEEESSSEEDSSSEESSSEEESSSEESSSSEEESEQNTEDSESDEESDEEDESDQNTEDSEEEETSDSSESKMEEEILGILIENNLVSCSTKVKNQMKRMNQTKILKIQKRRKLQIPLKAKWKRKFWAFSENNLVSCSTKVKNQMKRMNQTKILKILKVMRNQMKRKNHHQRKNHHQKNHHQRRIIIRGESSSEKESETDEETKAAPAKAKVYHMPKQERAKGMPRRGFQGRQKPSRLNSGPKTLARRTQRRRTERSKMLKNRPRRAFQESVPEEQKGGVNLTRTAWRMLGPAYKAWLCRKE